One Deltaproteobacteria bacterium DNA window includes the following coding sequences:
- a CDS encoding TRAP transporter large permease translates to MSLTAIGLIGIAILIILLFSNMPVGFVMGFLGFLGFSYVVNVEAGMALLARDVWDVFSSYGLTVIPLFVFMGQIAFHSGISRRLYDSAYVFLGHRPGGLAMATVGACAGFSAISGSTNATAATMATVTLPEMKRYKYDMGLATGTVAAAGSLGILIPPSVVFIVYGILTEQSIGKLFAAGILPGILLASLFLIVIYLRVRRNPALAPPGPKTTWEQRIKSFGGVAETLLIFALVMGGLFFGIFTPTEAAAAGAFLTMTLSVLRGQLSWNGFIQSLADTTRISCMVMIIVTGAVVFGHFMAITRVPFDLAAWVAALPLPRFAVMLVIILLYLCGGCFMDALAMVMLTVPIFFPVAQALGFDPIWFGVVIVLITEMGVITPPVGVNVYVVYGVAKDVPLEAIFRGVLPMLLALVICNLLILIFPQIALFLPGLMK, encoded by the coding sequence ATGAGCCTGACAGCGATCGGCCTGATCGGTATTGCCATCCTGATCATACTTCTATTTTCCAATATGCCCGTGGGATTCGTCATGGGCTTCTTGGGATTTCTGGGATTCAGCTATGTAGTGAATGTTGAAGCGGGGATGGCCCTTTTGGCCAGGGATGTGTGGGACGTCTTTTCCTCCTACGGGCTGACGGTCATCCCGCTTTTTGTCTTCATGGGCCAGATTGCCTTTCATTCCGGGATCAGTCGCAGGCTCTACGATTCGGCCTATGTATTTCTGGGGCACCGGCCGGGCGGCCTGGCCATGGCGACGGTCGGGGCGTGTGCCGGATTTTCGGCCATCTCCGGATCCACAAACGCCACCGCGGCGACCATGGCCACCGTGACGCTCCCCGAGATGAAGCGGTATAAATACGACATGGGCCTGGCCACAGGCACGGTGGCTGCCGCCGGAAGTCTGGGCATCCTCATACCGCCGAGCGTCGTCTTTATCGTCTACGGCATCCTGACGGAACAATCCATCGGCAAACTTTTTGCCGCAGGTATTCTTCCCGGCATCCTCCTGGCCTCCCTGTTCTTGATAGTCATTTACCTTCGCGTCCGAAGGAACCCCGCCTTAGCGCCGCCCGGTCCCAAAACCACATGGGAGCAAAGGATCAAATCGTTCGGCGGAGTAGCCGAAACCCTCCTTATTTTCGCCCTGGTCATGGGTGGCCTTTTCTTTGGGATTTTTACCCCGACAGAGGCCGCTGCCGCCGGGGCCTTCCTTACCATGACGCTCTCCGTACTCCGGGGCCAACTCAGTTGGAACGGCTTTATCCAGTCCCTTGCCGACACCACCCGAATCAGTTGCATGGTCATGATTATTGTGACCGGTGCAGTCGTCTTCGGGCATTTCATGGCCATCACCCGGGTCCCCTTTGATCTGGCCGCGTGGGTGGCGGCCCTGCCTCTCCCCCGTTTTGCCGTCATGCTGGTGATCATTCTACTTTATCTGTGCGGCGGGTGTTTCATGGACGCCCTGGCCATGGTCATGCTGACGGTCCCCATCTTCTTTCCCGTGGCCCAGGCCTTGGGCTTTGATCCCATCTGGTTCGGAGTCGTGATCGTTCTCATCACGGAAATGGGGGTGATCACACCGCCTGTGGGCGTCAACGTGTATGTGGTGTACGGCGTGGCAAAAGACGTTCCCCTGGAGGCCATTTTCAGAGGGGTTCTCCCCATGCTGCTGGCGTTGGTCATCTGCAATCTGCTGATCCTGATATTTCCCCAGATCGCACTTTTCCTGCCGGGTTTGATGAAATAA
- a CDS encoding cupin domain-containing protein, whose translation MGSLFKDIPPELPEEIFDTICARDSVKIERIVSRGHASPEGFWYDQDRNEFVLVVKGSAGLRLEGEADILVLKAGDYVNIGSHVKHRVEWTDASCDTIWLSVYY comes from the coding sequence ATGGGATCGCTATTTAAAGACATACCACCGGAACTGCCTGAAGAAATCTTCGACACCATATGCGCAAGAGACAGCGTAAAGATTGAACGAATAGTATCGAGAGGACACGCTTCGCCTGAAGGGTTTTGGTACGATCAGGACCGGAATGAGTTCGTTTTGGTTGTGAAGGGAAGTGCCGGCTTGAGGCTCGAAGGTGAAGCTGATATCCTTGTCCTGAAGGCAGGTGATTATGTGAACATCGGTTCTCATGTAAAGCATCGTGTTGAATGGACCGATGCCTCATGCGATACCATTTGGCTTTCCGTGTACTATTGA
- a CDS encoding YkgJ family cysteine cluster protein: MKLQTNPKVVARLAAEHEEDNWGFRSFLKGVDLEIEELDAIVHRHYEAVSSRIDCCACGNCCREILPLLGASDVARLASGLDISETEMIDRFLVREEEDHTFTFSKRPCPFLSGNRCTAYEFRPDDCRSFPHLHKSEFVSRLIQVVQNCAICPIVFNVFERLKDEFRREPDIVWDEEMDWIDV; encoded by the coding sequence ATGAAACTCCAAACAAATCCAAAGGTTGTGGCGCGGCTTGCAGCGGAACATGAGGAAGACAACTGGGGATTCCGCTCCTTCCTTAAGGGGGTCGACCTGGAAATCGAGGAGCTCGACGCCATTGTCCATAGACACTATGAGGCCGTGTCGAGCCGGATTGATTGTTGTGCGTGCGGCAACTGCTGCCGCGAGATCCTTCCCCTTCTTGGCGCATCCGATGTTGCGAGACTGGCCTCCGGCTTGGACATATCGGAAACAGAAATGATTGACCGGTTCCTTGTGCGGGAGGAAGAAGACCACACGTTCACCTTCAGCAAAAGGCCTTGCCCGTTCCTCTCGGGCAATCGGTGTACAGCATATGAGTTTCGACCGGACGATTGCCGGTCTTTTCCCCATCTGCACAAGTCCGAGTTTGTATCTCGCCTGATCCAGGTAGTCCAAAACTGCGCGATCTGCCCGATCGTGTTCAATGTGTTTGAGCGGCTGAAGGATGAGTTCCGACGTGAACCTGACATTGTCTGGGACGAGGAAATGGACTGGATTGATGTATGA
- a CDS encoding alpha/beta hydrolase, with amino-acid sequence MNTITKKTISAGPCELNSLHAPGTGKSIILLHGANFSAETWHEIGTLDQLARAGFEVLALDMPGFGLSSECRIPTVEVLAGGIQALGMVRPVLIGPSMGGRHCQEFIFTRPDMVGGLVLVGSVDIEKNNDRFKMIEVPCLLVWGSDDKVSPVKNAKFLHQEIPNSRLVIVEGGSHPCYLDRPEVWHKELLGFLNTHWPVDA; translated from the coding sequence ATGAATACCATCACCAAAAAAACAATAAGTGCAGGGCCATGTGAGCTGAACTCCCTTCACGCCCCGGGCACCGGAAAATCGATCATCCTTCTGCACGGAGCCAATTTTTCAGCCGAGACCTGGCATGAAATCGGCACACTTGATCAACTGGCCCGAGCCGGTTTTGAGGTCCTGGCCTTGGACATGCCGGGATTTGGCCTTTCTTCCGAATGCCGGATCCCCACAGTAGAGGTCCTGGCCGGGGGCATTCAGGCTTTGGGCATGGTCCGACCGGTGCTCATCGGCCCCTCCATGGGAGGTCGACACTGCCAGGAGTTCATCTTTACCCGGCCGGACATGGTCGGCGGTCTCGTCCTGGTGGGGTCTGTGGATATCGAGAAAAACAACGATCGTTTCAAGATGATCGAGGTCCCCTGTCTCCTGGTTTGGGGAAGCGATGACAAGGTTTCCCCGGTGAAGAATGCAAAATTTCTGCATCAGGAGATTCCCAATTCCAGACTGGTGATAGTGGAAGGCGGCTCCCATCCCTGCTATTTGGACAGGCCTGAGGTGTGGCACAAAGAACTACTCGGCTTTTTAAATACCCATTGGCCTGTTGATGCCTAA
- a CDS encoding TRAP transporter small permease: protein MECPAPFRKYDAMNRFEKLANWLASKAYWVAGGAIVFMMLLTCADIILRLFRMPIPGTYELVCFMGAVAVAFAMAHTSNENGHVAVSLVIRLLPNRIQGAVEVITNFFVLILFILIAWRSVLYAESLRVTGEVSLTLKLPFYPFIYSIAFSAMIVCLVKIMDIYKSFLKVLNK from the coding sequence TTGGAATGTCCGGCCCCCTTCAGAAAATACGATGCCATGAACAGGTTCGAAAAATTGGCCAACTGGCTCGCAAGTAAGGCCTACTGGGTGGCAGGGGGGGCGATTGTTTTCATGATGCTCCTGACCTGCGCGGACATCATCCTACGCCTTTTCCGGATGCCTATCCCAGGGACCTATGAACTGGTTTGCTTCATGGGGGCTGTGGCGGTGGCGTTCGCCATGGCCCATACGTCAAACGAAAACGGCCACGTGGCGGTGAGCCTCGTCATACGCCTTTTGCCCAACAGGATTCAGGGGGCCGTAGAAGTCATCACCAATTTTTTCGTTCTGATCCTTTTTATCCTCATAGCGTGGCGATCCGTGCTGTATGCGGAGAGCCTCAGGGTTACCGGCGAGGTGTCGTTGACCCTGAAACTCCCTTTTTATCCTTTCATCTACAGTATCGCCTTCTCAGCTATGATTGTATGTCTCGTGAAAATCATGGATATCTACAAGAGCTTTTTGAAGGTGCTTAACAAATGA
- a CDS encoding nitroreductase family protein, which translates to MTQKRLEPYRAYQEYSVAEMMQRAADFFMEMTRRRSVRQFADRPVPVGVIKDCIRTAATAPSGANLQPWTFVVVSDPEVKKQIHDAAEIIEREFYTGEATRQWVDALGHLGTTYHKPFLLSAPYLIVVFAQRHGYGKDGKKQKHYYVHESVGIATGMLITALHHAGLATLTYTPSKMAFLNGVLSRPSNEKPYMILVTGYPAGGAEVPVLPKKSLEETAVFV; encoded by the coding sequence ATGACTCAAAAAAGACTTGAACCTTATAGGGCATACCAGGAATATTCGGTTGCGGAGATGATGCAGCGGGCGGCTGATTTTTTCATGGAGATGACACGACGCAGAAGCGTACGCCAATTCGCAGATCGCCCCGTCCCCGTGGGGGTTATCAAAGACTGTATCCGAACGGCGGCCACTGCGCCCAGCGGCGCCAACCTCCAGCCCTGGACCTTTGTGGTGGTGTCGGACCCGGAAGTGAAAAAACAGATCCATGACGCCGCGGAGATCATCGAGCGTGAATTCTATACAGGCGAAGCCACACGGCAGTGGGTGGATGCGCTCGGCCATCTGGGGACCACCTATCATAAACCGTTTTTGCTGTCAGCGCCCTATCTCATTGTCGTCTTCGCCCAACGTCATGGCTATGGTAAGGACGGCAAAAAGCAGAAACACTACTATGTGCATGAGTCGGTGGGCATCGCAACCGGCATGCTCATCACGGCCCTCCACCATGCCGGGCTGGCAACATTGACCTATACACCCTCTAAAATGGCCTTTTTAAACGGGGTGCTGTCCAGGCCTTCGAATGAGAAGCCTTACATGATCCTGGTGACCGGTTATCCGGCAGGCGGCGCGGAAGTTCCGGTGTTACCAAAGAAATCCCTGGAAGAGACAGCCGTTTTTGTTTGA
- a CDS encoding flavin reductase family protein produces MPVSLVGARVDGKPNFLTVAWFTTVSHKPPRVAIALGKGHYTNPGIKENKAFSLCLPSEDMVEATDYCGMVSGKKTDKSGVFEVFYGELKTAPMIKGCPLNLECKLVEMVEGDSNEIFIGEIVGTYTEDRFLTDGKLDFKKMKPLILSHADISYWRLGEPVAGAWNIGKKYKAESK; encoded by the coding sequence ATGCCCGTTTCCCTTGTGGGCGCCCGGGTGGACGGCAAGCCCAATTTCCTGACGGTGGCATGGTTTACCACGGTCAGCCATAAGCCGCCGAGAGTCGCCATTGCCCTCGGTAAGGGGCATTACACCAATCCCGGAATCAAAGAGAACAAGGCCTTCAGCCTTTGTCTCCCTTCCGAGGATATGGTGGAGGCCACGGACTATTGCGGCATGGTCTCAGGGAAAAAGACCGATAAGTCCGGGGTCTTTGAGGTATTCTATGGGGAGCTGAAAACAGCCCCGATGATCAAAGGCTGTCCCCTCAACCTGGAATGCAAGCTGGTGGAAATGGTGGAGGGTGATTCAAATGAGATATTCATCGGTGAAATTGTAGGGACCTACACAGAAGATAGATTTCTGACGGACGGTAAATTGGATTTCAAAAAGATGAAGCCCTTGATCCTCTCTCATGCCGACATTTCCTATTGGCGCCTGGGCGAACCCGTGGCCGGGGCATGGAACATAGGTAAGAAATACAAGGCTGAGAGTAAATGA
- a CDS encoding TRAP transporter substrate-binding protein, which produces MKKKMFLVFLIAVIGIVFMSVGAYKAQAETTKLTYSIFFPPTHAQAIAAMDFAKEIEKRTDGKVQITAFPGGTLTKAPMVYDGVVKGISDMGNSCFAYTRGRFPVMEVVDLPMGYASGKVATRVANDFAKSVNPKELQDVKVLYVHAHGPGLLHTKKPVRTLEDLKGMKIRATGLSAKVVEALGGVPVAMPQGDTYESLQKGVVEGTFGPIEVLKGWKQGEVIKYTTDCSSVGYTTAMFVVMNLNKWNALPDDVKKIIEETAEEWVDVHGKAWDAADEEGRKFTLSLGNEIITLSDEENAKWRKAVEPIIQDYATKAPNGKANVAKVNELIEKCEK; this is translated from the coding sequence ATGAAGAAAAAGATGTTTCTGGTTTTTTTAATTGCAGTGATAGGAATCGTCTTCATGAGCGTCGGCGCTTACAAGGCACAGGCAGAAACCACAAAGCTCACCTACAGCATCTTCTTCCCCCCGACCCACGCCCAAGCAATTGCGGCAATGGACTTTGCAAAAGAAATCGAAAAACGGACGGACGGAAAGGTTCAGATTACGGCATTCCCCGGAGGAACCCTAACCAAGGCCCCCATGGTATATGACGGCGTTGTGAAGGGGATCTCGGATATGGGCAATTCCTGTTTTGCCTACACCCGGGGCCGGTTCCCGGTGATGGAGGTGGTGGACCTCCCCATGGGGTATGCTTCCGGCAAAGTGGCCACCCGGGTGGCCAATGACTTTGCAAAATCCGTCAATCCCAAGGAATTGCAGGATGTCAAGGTGCTCTATGTCCACGCCCATGGTCCAGGACTTCTTCACACCAAAAAGCCTGTGCGAACCCTGGAAGATCTCAAAGGCATGAAGATCCGTGCAACCGGCCTAAGCGCCAAAGTGGTCGAGGCACTGGGCGGCGTACCTGTCGCCATGCCTCAGGGCGATACCTATGAATCCCTCCAGAAAGGCGTGGTGGAAGGGACCTTCGGCCCCATTGAAGTGCTCAAGGGATGGAAACAGGGAGAGGTCATCAAGTACACGACGGATTGCTCCAGCGTGGGATACACCACGGCCATGTTCGTGGTCATGAATCTCAACAAATGGAATGCATTGCCGGATGACGTCAAGAAGATCATCGAAGAAACCGCTGAGGAATGGGTGGATGTGCATGGAAAGGCATGGGATGCGGCGGACGAAGAAGGCCGCAAGTTCACCCTGAGTCTTGGCAACGAGATCATCACCCTTTCCGATGAGGAAAACGCCAAATGGCGCAAGGCCGTGGAACCGATCATCCAAGACTATGCGACCAAGGCGCCCAACGGCAAAGCCAATGTGGCCAAAGTCAATGAACTGATTGAAAAATGCGAAAAGTAG
- a CDS encoding YihY/virulence factor BrkB family protein, whose amino-acid sequence MVSRLLEFIRTDVWRIRLKDLSRKRSFGIRLLRIVLLATRGFNEDRIHLRASALTLYSLFSIVPVLAMIFGIAKGFGFEKFLQEDLLERFHGQEEVATRIIDFAQSLLEATKGGVIAGVGLIILFWTVIRVLRDVENSFNAIWGIEDARSPGRKFSDYLTILVVCPILLTMSGSITIFVSTQVEMITAKFALLGYFSPLISPLLKLLPFCVIWAVFAFIYIFVPNTQVRFRSGFIAGIIAGTVYQTVQWGYIYFQVGVSKYNAIYGSFAALPLFLAWLQISWVVVLIGAEIAFAHQNVDTYEFEPDSQKISVSFRRLLSLMVAHLLIRRFADGEKPLTAQEISHTLEIPIRLLRQILFELVDSGIASEIKAIDENDPAYQPAFTIHGLTLAHVLEALDQRGVRSIPVAETKASASLSEALEAFREAIEKAPANRLLKDI is encoded by the coding sequence ATGGTCTCGCGACTACTCGAATTTATCAGGACCGATGTCTGGAGAATTCGGCTGAAGGATCTTTCCAGGAAGAGATCGTTCGGCATCCGATTGCTCAGAATCGTGCTCCTGGCCACTCGGGGGTTCAATGAGGACCGGATCCATCTGAGGGCCTCGGCACTGACTCTCTATTCCCTGTTCAGCATAGTCCCTGTGCTGGCTATGATCTTCGGCATTGCCAAGGGGTTCGGGTTTGAAAAGTTTCTGCAGGAAGACCTCTTGGAAAGATTTCACGGCCAGGAGGAAGTGGCGACCCGAATCATTGATTTCGCCCAATCCCTGTTGGAAGCAACAAAAGGCGGGGTCATAGCGGGCGTCGGCCTGATCATCCTTTTCTGGACCGTAATACGGGTTCTGAGAGATGTTGAAAATTCCTTCAATGCCATCTGGGGCATAGAAGACGCCCGGAGCCCCGGAAGGAAGTTCAGCGATTACCTGACCATCCTTGTCGTTTGTCCCATCCTGTTGACCATGTCGGGCAGCATCACCATTTTTGTCAGTACCCAAGTGGAAATGATCACCGCGAAATTTGCCCTGCTGGGGTATTTCAGCCCTCTGATATCCCCGCTGCTGAAGTTGTTGCCCTTCTGTGTGATCTGGGCGGTTTTCGCGTTTATTTACATCTTCGTGCCGAATACCCAGGTGAGATTCAGGTCGGGTTTTATCGCAGGCATCATTGCCGGGACGGTTTATCAGACGGTTCAGTGGGGATATATCTATTTTCAGGTGGGGGTTTCCAAATACAACGCCATCTACGGGAGCTTTGCCGCCCTCCCTCTCTTTCTGGCATGGCTCCAGATCAGTTGGGTGGTCGTCCTTATCGGCGCGGAGATCGCTTTTGCCCATCAAAACGTGGACACCTACGAGTTTGAACCGGATTCACAAAAAATCAGCGTATCCTTCAGAAGGCTTCTGTCTCTCATGGTTGCCCATCTGTTGATACGGCGGTTTGCCGACGGTGAGAAGCCGTTGACCGCCCAGGAGATATCCCACACCCTCGAGATTCCCATTCGCCTGTTGCGGCAGATCCTCTTTGAGCTGGTTGACAGCGGCATTGCGTCTGAAATCAAGGCCATTGACGAGAATGATCCGGCTTACCAGCCGGCCTTCACCATCCATGGTTTGACGCTGGCCCATGTGCTCGAGGCCTTGGATCAGAGGGGCGTACGTTCCATTCCAGTGGCGGAAACAAAGGCGTCGGCGTCACTCTCAGAGGCCTTAGAGGCGTTCAGGGAGGCGATCGAAAAAGCTCCGGCCAACCGGCTTCTGAAGGATATCTAA